The following coding sequences are from one bacterium window:
- a CDS encoding DNA lyase: protein MPSSNRSADLRRKLLRVADGLRERFGIPQRPARADILDAFISTLLSQSTTDHNRDLAFEGLKTRFPGWDAVADAPPSAIAKAVRPAGLGNQKAARISSFLR from the coding sequence GTGCCCTCCTCCAACCGCAGTGCCGATTTGCGGAGAAAGCTGTTGCGCGTGGCCGATGGACTCCGGGAGCGCTTCGGCATCCCGCAGCGGCCGGCGCGCGCCGACATTCTCGATGCCTTCATCAGCACCCTGCTTTCCCAGAGCACGACCGACCACAATCGCGATCTCGCCTTTGAAGGCCTGAAAACCCGCTTTCCCGGCTGGGACGCCGTGGCGGATGCGCCGCCCTCCGCCATCGCGAAGGCGGTCCGCCCCGCGGGGCTGGGAAATCAAAAAGCCGCCCGCATCAGCAGCTTTCTCCGCTG